Proteins encoded by one window of Dreissena polymorpha isolate Duluth1 chromosome 11, UMN_Dpol_1.0, whole genome shotgun sequence:
- the LOC127850004 gene encoding uncharacterized protein LOC127850004, translated as MCMSNKEAPTGKSPRNWDKSTLLLIAWLEDYFRFHGERMPHRNEIVMPYGTVKSHIYEQYKMDVENPVSKSQFYKKWIDSFQFVKTKKTNSFSKCTTCVTLERLMSKTTSFEMRAFYKKKKEEHNIRQMLERKYYYNKKDQAQRNPSQHMSIIIDGMDQAKTNLPHFAGRNPKNLHAVDLLHTHVTGVLSHGHGGFHAYVDINEYPHDPNLTINIILKELLRQAKANNNFLPPNLFIQADNCWRENKNRYVFAFLELLVAEQVFHEVHMSFLIVGHTHEDIDAKFSEVSRLLNTKDAEYFDDFLNVLKNAERITQLFDVKSWIEGDLNKVDHITQPLHFKFVSVDGGVKVFYKGVQSQPWSALNGNFLNKAPR; from the exons ATGTGCATGAGTAACAAGGAAGCTCCAACTGGGAAATCTCCACGTAACTGGGACAAGAGCACTCTACTTTTGATTGCTTGGCTGGAGGATTACTTCAGATTTCATGGCGAAAGAATGCCTCACCGAAACGAGATTGTGATGCCATATGGAACAGTGAAAAGTCATATTTATGAACAATACAAAATGGATGTGGAAAATCCAGTGAGCAAAAGCCAGTTCTACAAGAAATGGATTGACAGCTTCCAGTTTGTTAAAACGAAAAag ACCAACAGCTTCAGCAAATGTACAACTTGTGTGACATTAGAAAGGCTAATGAGCAAAACCACCTCTTTCGAGATGCGTGCTTTCTACAAGAAAAAGAAAGAAGAGCATAATATTcgtcaaat GTTAGAAAGGAAGTACTATTACAACAAAAAAGACCAGGCACAACGCAATCCAAGCCAGCACATGTCCATAATTATCGATGGTATGGATCAAG CAAAGACCAATTTGCCACATTTTGCTGGGAGGAACCCAAAG AATCTGCATGCAGTGGATCTTCTGCATACCCATGTCACTGGAGTGCTAAGTCACGGGCATGGAGGGTTTCATGCCTATGTGGACATTAATGAATATCCTCATGATCCCAACTTGACAATCAACATCATACTTAAAGAGCTACTACGTCAAGCCAAGGCAAAT AACAACTTCCTGCCTCCAAATTTGTTTATCCAAGCAGACAACTGTTGGAGGGAAAATAAGAACCGTTATGTATTTGCATTTCTGGAATTGTTAGTGGCAGAACAGGTTTTCCATGAG gTTCATATGTCCTTCCTTATTGTTGGCCACACGCATGAAGACATTGATGCAAAATTTAGTGAGGTGTCCAGGCTGTTAAATACTAAAGATGCTGAAtattttgatgactttttaaacgTTTTGAAAAATGCAGAGCGTATCACACAATTATTTGATGTTAAGTCATGGATTGAGGGTGATTTAAACAAAGTTGACCACATCACCCAACCTTTGCACTTTAAATTTGTTTCTGTGGACGGTGGTGTAAAAGTGTTTTATAAAGGGGTACAATCTCAGCCGTGGTCAGCCCTTAATGGGAACTTTTTGAATAAAGCCCCAA GATAG
- the LOC127851261 gene encoding uncharacterized protein LOC127851261: MDSLDSGVPVFPLTLLPRQPIRQSFPPGQGMVPEVRELIEKENRQPLVQIKKRKTGDEASDLRVAKKKNDNTSGGKGFGKRKRRFIYDTTLCRSRLVMISDEERKKHLWIKFLMDLYTSFMQYMHILLLILYVFCCLFEGYILFILRLLQELLRQSLLEHMGLFQPRVSFYGEIGSVN, translated from the exons ATGGACAGTTTAGATTCTGGAGTACCGGTATTTCCTTTAACACTGCTACCAAGACAACCTATAAGGCAGTCCTTTCCACCAGGACAAGGAATGGTTCCTGAAGTTCGTGAACTGATTGAAAAGGAAAACAGACAGCCATTG GTACAGATAAAAAAGCGGAAAACTGGAGACGAAGCTTCTGACCTCAGGGTTGCCAAAAAGAAga ATGATAACACTTCTGGTGGGAAAGGGTTTGGCAAAAGGAAGAGAAGATTTATATATG acaCAACACTGTGCAGATCACGACTGGTCATGATTTCAGATGAAGAAAGGAAGAAACATCTGTGGATAAAATTCTTGATGGACCTGTATACTTCATTTATGCAGTATATGCACATCTTGTTGCTCATTTTGTATGTGTTCTGCTGCCTTTTTGAaggatatattttgtttattttaaggttATTGCAAGAACTTCTGCGTCAATCTTTACTAGAACACATGGGTTTATTCCAACCCAGAGTTTCATTTTATGGTGAAATTGGATCAGTCAATTGA
- the LOC127850701 gene encoding ficolin-2-like: protein MHLIGFLTICCCFFNHNVDCAFCQQPVTVTKGCIEKHNCNAGFKALVLSEDAAAAMMEVSSFLNAEYKRRCLACASHQNLSTTPRDCQDWYTSGFRDTGVYTIYPSPRFTFQVRCDMVTDGGGWTIIQRRVSASDFYKSWAEYKAGFGDEQNFWLGNEKIFALTGTGGYRLRVDLTAVGGAATFATYQQFAVAGENDSYRLSVANYSGTAGDSLSYSNNMAFTVKDRDNDMYNDNCATWLQSAWWFNICRQADLNGPYGGDRYIRGLIWYYWLGERESLASSEMKIRRR, encoded by the exons ATGCATCTAATCGGCTTTCTTACGATTTGCTGTTGTTTCTTTAACCATAATGTCGATTGCGCATTCTGCCAACAACCAGTCACAGTAACAAAAGGATGTATAGAGAAACACAACTGCAACGCCGGATTCAAAGCACTTGTTCTGTCTGAAGATGCTGCGGCAGCGATGATGGAAGTTTCGTCATTCTTGAACGCCGAGTATAAACGCCGTTGTTTGGCATGCGCAAGCCATCAGAACCTTTCAACTACACCACGTGACTGTCAGGACTGGTACACTTCGGGGTTTCGTGATACCGGCGTTTATACCATCTATCCGAGCCCGCGATTTACATTTCAG GTCAGGTGTGACATGGTGACGGATGGAGGAGGATGGACAATTATACAGAGACGGGTGTCCGCCAGCGACTTCTACAAATCTTGGGCCGAATACAAGGCCGGGTTTGGCGATGAACAAAACTTCTGGCTCGGCAATGAGAAAATCTTTGCACTGACAGGCACAGGGGGCTACAGACTACGAGTTGATTTGACAGCAGTCGGAGGTGCAGCTACATTCGCGACATATCAACAGTTTGCAGTCGCAGGGGAGAATGATTCATACAGATTGTCAGTGGCAAATTATAGTGGAACTGCGGGCGATAGTCTGTCGTATTCGAACAACATGGCGTTCACCGTTAAAGATCGTGATAATGATATGTATAATGATAACTGCGCTACGTGGTTGCAAAGCGCGTGGTGGTTCAACATATGCCGTCAGGCAGATTTAAATGGGCCTTATGGTGGAGACAGATATATAAGAGGACTTATTTGGTATTATTGGCTTGGTGAAAGAGAGTCGTTAGCAAGTTCGGAAATGAAAATACGGAGAAGATAA